Proteins co-encoded in one Kutzneria chonburiensis genomic window:
- a CDS encoding amidase translates to MAASVAGSPVGANAAPAPDGSVAMSSNELDTATIPDLQARMAHGALTAVRLTEAYLGRIRALEPKVHSILFLDPTALGQARASDQRRRGGHVLGPLDGIPVLLKDNIDTRDRPTTAGSRALLSAQPRQDAELVRRLRQAGAVILGKTNLSEWANFRSTRSTSGWSGVGGQTNNPYVLDRNPCGSSSGSAAAIAASLAQVAIGTETDGSIVCPGGQNGIVGIKPTLGVVSGDGIVPISHFQDTAGPFGRHVVDAAITLSVLAGKDYVAPRTSLRGKRIGVWAMAGVDAGVDKVMQDTVATLRTAGATVVDVAPANQDTIGTDEFAALLTEFKHDVNGYLATRPGVPQTLADLITFNQHDPVELSKFGQEIFEQAQAAPPVTDPTYRQQRATATDLARHSIDDLIAADHLDAIVAPTNGPAWVTDYPTGDVDLIGSSTPAAVAGYPDITVPAGFAGPLPIGVSFMAGKNSDARLIALASAFERVSHARQAPTFLPTEP, encoded by the coding sequence ATGGCCGCTTCGGTGGCCGGATCGCCCGTCGGCGCGAACGCCGCGCCGGCTCCGGACGGGAGCGTCGCGATGTCGAGCAACGAGCTGGACACCGCGACGATCCCGGACCTACAGGCACGAATGGCACACGGCGCACTGACCGCGGTGCGGCTGACGGAGGCGTACCTGGGACGCATCCGGGCGCTGGAGCCGAAGGTGCACTCGATCCTGTTCCTCGACCCCACGGCCCTCGGCCAGGCCCGGGCCAGCGACCAGCGCCGCCGCGGCGGGCACGTGCTGGGCCCGCTGGACGGGATTCCTGTGCTGCTCAAGGACAACATCGACACCCGGGACCGGCCGACGACGGCCGGCTCGCGGGCATTGCTGAGCGCCCAGCCGCGGCAGGACGCCGAGCTGGTGCGCCGGCTGCGTCAGGCCGGCGCGGTCATCCTGGGCAAGACGAACCTGTCCGAGTGGGCCAACTTCCGGTCAACCCGGTCCACCTCCGGCTGGTCGGGTGTCGGCGGCCAGACGAACAACCCCTATGTGCTGGACCGGAATCCGTGCGGATCCTCGTCCGGATCGGCGGCCGCGATCGCGGCGTCGCTGGCGCAGGTGGCGATCGGCACCGAGACCGACGGCTCCATCGTGTGCCCCGGCGGGCAGAACGGGATCGTCGGCATCAAACCGACCCTTGGCGTGGTCAGCGGCGACGGCATCGTGCCGATCTCGCACTTCCAGGACACCGCCGGCCCGTTCGGCCGGCACGTCGTGGATGCCGCGATCACGCTGTCGGTGCTGGCCGGCAAGGACTACGTCGCGCCGCGAACCTCCTTGCGGGGCAAGCGGATCGGCGTGTGGGCGATGGCCGGCGTGGACGCCGGTGTCGACAAGGTCATGCAGGACACCGTCGCCACGCTGCGGACGGCCGGCGCGACCGTGGTGGACGTGGCCCCCGCCAACCAGGACACGATCGGCACCGACGAATTCGCCGCGCTGCTCACGGAGTTCAAGCATGACGTGAACGGCTACCTGGCGACCCGCCCCGGCGTGCCGCAGACCCTGGCCGACCTGATCACCTTCAACCAGCACGATCCCGTCGAGCTGTCGAAGTTCGGCCAGGAGATCTTCGAGCAGGCCCAGGCCGCGCCGCCGGTCACCGATCCCACCTACCGGCAGCAGCGGGCCACCGCGACCGATCTGGCCCGGCACTCGATCGACGACCTGATCGCCGCCGACCACCTCGACGCGATCGTCGCGCCGACCAACGGCCCGGCCTGGGTCACCGACTACCCGACCGGGGACGTGGACCTGATCGGCTCCTCAACCCCGGCCGCGGTCGCCGGCTACCCGGACATCACCGTGCCGGCCGGATTCGCCGGCCCGCTGCCGATCGGCGTGTCGTTCATGGCCGGCAAGAACTCCGACGCCCGCCTCATCGCGCTGGCCTCGGCGTTCGAACGGGTCAGCCACGCCAGGCAGGCGCCGACCTTCCTGCCCACCGAACCGTGA
- a CDS encoding cytochrome P450, which yields MTETLSSPLPRTCPCHPAPAYRPPLEHQALQRIRLAAGQEAWMVIGHAEARALLADPRVSADRTRPGYPLLPLSGDDHSHTDRKPTLLEMDDPEHGRVRRTLIPDFTVARLKEIRADVEQLVLGTLDEMLAAGPPADLVSSFAQPVPSLVIGRLLGVPREDRDFFQRATWTMARHRGEQQGEQARASINAYLSELTVDPPAGLLKRLKEEQVATGAMELEDLVSHALFVLSAGYQVTASMISLSVITLLEHPEQLALLRSGPDAIAGVIDELLRLTVFDIGPRRIATADIEIAGTVIKAGDGIVIGSSMANRDPSVFGDPDRFDVSRDLNHHLVFGFGVHQCLGQSLARMVLQLALSALFERIPSLRLAGPVEELYLRPTASIPVTLRSVDRLPVEW from the coding sequence ATGACCGAGACACTCTCCTCGCCGCTACCCCGGACGTGCCCCTGTCATCCCGCTCCGGCCTACCGGCCACCGCTCGAACACCAAGCACTCCAGCGGATCCGGCTCGCCGCCGGCCAGGAGGCATGGATGGTGATCGGCCACGCCGAAGCCCGAGCGCTGCTGGCCGACCCGCGGGTGTCGGCGGACCGCACACGACCGGGTTATCCGCTGCTTCCGCTGTCGGGCGACGACCACTCACATACCGACCGCAAACCGACACTGCTCGAGATGGACGATCCGGAACACGGTCGCGTCCGGCGCACGCTCATCCCGGACTTCACCGTGGCCCGGCTCAAGGAAATCCGGGCGGACGTCGAGCAGCTCGTGCTCGGCACACTGGACGAGATGCTGGCCGCTGGACCGCCGGCCGACCTGGTCAGCAGCTTCGCGCAGCCGGTGCCGTCACTCGTGATCGGCCGACTGCTCGGCGTGCCCCGCGAGGACCGCGACTTCTTCCAACGGGCCACCTGGACCATGGCTCGGCACCGCGGCGAGCAGCAGGGCGAGCAGGCGCGGGCGTCGATCAACGCGTATCTGTCGGAGCTGACCGTCGACCCGCCGGCCGGACTGCTCAAGCGGCTGAAGGAGGAACAGGTCGCGACCGGCGCGATGGAACTGGAAGACCTCGTCTCCCACGCGCTGTTCGTGTTGTCGGCGGGATACCAGGTCACGGCGTCGATGATCTCGCTGTCGGTGATCACCTTGCTGGAACATCCCGAGCAGTTGGCGTTGCTGCGGTCCGGGCCGGACGCGATTGCCGGGGTGATCGACGAACTGTTGCGGTTGACGGTCTTCGACATCGGACCGCGGCGGATCGCGACGGCGGACATCGAGATCGCCGGCACGGTGATCAAGGCAGGCGACGGCATCGTGATCGGCAGCTCCATGGCCAACCGCGACCCGTCGGTGTTCGGGGATCCCGACCGGTTCGACGTCTCGCGCGATCTCAACCACCACCTCGTCTTCGGGTTCGGTGTGCACCAGTGCCTTGGCCAGAGCCTGGCCCGGATGGTGCTGCAACTGGCGTTGTCCGCGTTGTTCGAACGGATTCCGTCGTTGCGGCTGGCGGGGCCGGTCGAAGAGCTGTATCTGCGGCCCACGGCCAGCATCCCGGTCACGCTCCGCAGCGTCGACCGGCTACCGGTGGAGTGGTAG
- a CDS encoding HD domain-containing phosphohydrolase translates to MGDGDDSGARLAELLAALSLGIDLGFGQPMEHVLRQCRIASRLCELAGAGDDTRAAAYYSALLVNVGCHTDAHEQAQWFGDDIAFKALKYAEAASKLSEMARMLRLLGSGATPLHRLRVAFAFALGGHKQVEAMITQHARLARSLGDELRLPSDALDALGGSYERWDGKGWPGERRGEQIPLAARVIQLAEFLEVAHRDHGIDGAVRAAEHGSATQFDPNLVAIVQVDAEKIFHGLDEVSSWEPVLDAEPTVRVLSAAELDEALAAIARFVDLKSPFTLGHAQAVATLARDAAAGLGLPAGDRTVLYRAGLTAGFGRLGVSNAIWDKPGPLTVADWERVRLAPQLAERMLRQSPALAPVAALVGKQCERLDGSGYPAGLAGDAIPPAARVLAAADSYQAMLEPRPHRPARSAGEAAAALRGDARAGRLDPEAVAAVLTAAGHRVARRRVNVAGLTAREIDILRLAVRGLSNKQIAASLVVAPKTIGNHIEHIYTKIGVSNRAGAALFALRNGLLPLADPYGETAPGRSF, encoded by the coding sequence ATGGGTGACGGGGACGATTCGGGTGCCCGGCTGGCGGAGCTGCTCGCGGCGTTGTCGCTGGGCATCGATCTGGGGTTCGGCCAGCCGATGGAACACGTCTTGCGCCAGTGCCGCATCGCGTCGCGCCTGTGTGAGCTCGCCGGCGCCGGGGACGACACGCGGGCGGCCGCCTACTACAGCGCACTGCTGGTCAACGTCGGCTGCCACACCGATGCCCACGAGCAGGCCCAGTGGTTCGGCGACGACATCGCGTTCAAGGCGCTGAAATACGCCGAAGCGGCCAGCAAGCTGTCCGAGATGGCCCGGATGCTGCGGCTGCTCGGCTCGGGCGCCACGCCGCTGCACCGCCTCCGAGTCGCGTTCGCGTTCGCGCTCGGCGGGCACAAGCAGGTCGAAGCCATGATCACCCAGCACGCTCGGCTGGCCCGGTCGCTCGGTGACGAGCTCAGGCTGCCGTCGGACGCCCTGGACGCGCTCGGCGGCTCCTACGAGCGCTGGGACGGCAAAGGCTGGCCCGGCGAACGCAGAGGTGAACAGATACCGCTGGCGGCGCGGGTGATCCAGCTCGCCGAGTTCCTCGAGGTCGCCCACCGCGACCACGGCATCGACGGCGCCGTGCGGGCGGCGGAGCACGGCTCGGCGACCCAGTTCGACCCGAACCTGGTCGCCATCGTCCAGGTGGACGCCGAGAAGATCTTCCACGGCCTCGACGAGGTCAGCTCGTGGGAGCCGGTCCTGGACGCCGAACCCACCGTGCGGGTCCTGTCGGCCGCCGAGCTCGACGAGGCGCTGGCCGCCATCGCTCGCTTCGTCGACCTCAAGTCACCCTTCACCCTCGGCCACGCCCAGGCCGTTGCCACACTGGCCCGCGACGCGGCGGCAGGTCTCGGCCTGCCGGCCGGAGACCGCACCGTGCTCTACCGCGCCGGGCTGACCGCCGGGTTCGGGCGCCTGGGCGTGTCGAACGCCATCTGGGACAAGCCGGGGCCGCTCACCGTCGCCGATTGGGAACGCGTCCGCCTCGCCCCGCAGCTCGCAGAGCGGATGCTGCGCCAATCCCCGGCACTGGCGCCAGTAGCGGCGCTGGTCGGCAAGCAGTGCGAGCGTCTTGACGGGTCCGGCTACCCGGCCGGACTGGCCGGCGACGCCATCCCACCGGCCGCCCGCGTCCTGGCCGCCGCCGACAGTTACCAGGCCATGCTCGAGCCACGGCCACACCGGCCCGCCCGGTCCGCCGGCGAGGCCGCCGCGGCACTGCGCGGCGACGCCCGCGCCGGGCGCCTCGATCCAGAAGCCGTGGCCGCGGTCCTCACCGCCGCCGGCCACCGCGTCGCGCGCCGGCGGGTGAACGTCGCCGGTCTCACCGCCAGGGAGATCGATATCCTGCGCCTCGCCGTGCGCGGCCTGTCGAACAAGCAGATCGCCGCCAGCCTGGTCGTGGCGCCCAAGACCATCGGCAACCACATCGAGCACATCTACACCAAGATCGGGGTGTCGAACCGGGCAGGCGCAGCACTTTTCGCACTGCGCAACGGGCTGCTACCCCTGGCGGACCCTTACGGCGAAACCGCGCCCGGCCGGTCCTTCTAG
- a CDS encoding cupin domain-containing protein, with product MAKASSATAGKVTDYGVATDRTSQLDGYTVNFVTITKTHDLGPVLASLPGGNCSCPHWGYVLKGRIVVRYADHQETLQAGDAFYMPPGHAPEADEGTELIQFSPAEQLAEVEAAIAASLART from the coding sequence ATGGCGAAAGCATCAAGTGCGACGGCCGGCAAGGTGACCGACTACGGGGTGGCGACCGACCGGACCAGCCAGCTCGACGGCTACACCGTCAATTTCGTCACCATCACCAAGACCCACGACCTCGGTCCCGTGCTCGCCTCCCTCCCCGGCGGCAACTGCTCGTGCCCGCACTGGGGCTACGTGCTCAAGGGCCGGATCGTCGTCCGCTACGCCGACCACCAGGAGACCCTCCAGGCCGGCGACGCGTTCTACATGCCACCCGGCCACGCGCCGGAAGCCGACGAGGGCACCGAGCTCATCCAGTTCAGCCCGGCCGAGCAGCTCGCCGAGGTGGAGGCGGCCATCGCGGCCAGCCTCGCCCGGACCTGA
- a CDS encoding phospholipid carrier-dependent glycosyltransferase — MELKTTVTARSANPLSNTGEPAPPDPPPAGGRRSGRFNRLRRHRRWWLALVVVALLAEMAVAMVTTAVAQTPTIDEPVYVGTAVVYLEQHSLRYNPEHPPLGKLIIAAGVAFAGVRLDQALSGDETQLGRQVLYESGSDVGRLMLLARLPVIVLTLLFGLVVLAFARDLTGPVGGVVALALYAFSPDLIAQGSLATLDVPVAGFLVTSVWLVWRARRRPARYLPLAGLALGAAIATKMIALAAVPVLLVLVVLSIRHARRTPAPARYLGPGLVAAAGVAVIAVAVVWVSYLAVDPQLRWATPPGLPAVHGLRTLVDWLPLPTPYRDGMHLQFGLEDQGWGGFLFGRAYSGPLWYYLPAAMVVKTPLGTLALWLAGVAMMLAVPRLRPAAPYVLIPTAVLLAASMTSVRDLGVRYVVFVPMFLAVAAAGVVVVRRRWVRITAAALVVFAAISSMLTFPYYLPYSNEAFGGPADTHLSLHDSNVDWGQDLGRLADRLRQRYPDERIWLVYKGSGVPSYYGIAAADPLAVPADQVHGLLVVSDSAVAKANTRLSALIAASTPIDDVGHSITIYRRP; from the coding sequence GTGGAGCTGAAGACAACCGTGACAGCACGGTCGGCGAACCCACTGTCGAACACGGGCGAGCCGGCCCCGCCGGATCCGCCGCCAGCCGGTGGACGTCGGTCGGGCCGGTTCAACCGGCTGCGGCGGCACCGGCGGTGGTGGCTCGCGCTGGTCGTGGTCGCGCTGCTGGCCGAGATGGCCGTCGCCATGGTCACGACGGCCGTGGCGCAGACTCCGACCATCGACGAGCCGGTCTACGTCGGCACCGCGGTGGTCTACCTGGAGCAGCACAGCCTGCGCTACAACCCGGAGCATCCGCCGCTGGGCAAGCTGATCATCGCGGCCGGGGTGGCCTTCGCCGGTGTGCGGCTCGATCAGGCCCTCAGCGGCGACGAGACCCAGCTCGGGCGTCAGGTGCTGTACGAGTCGGGCAGTGATGTCGGACGGCTGATGCTGTTGGCGCGGCTGCCGGTCATCGTGCTCACACTGCTGTTCGGGCTGGTCGTCCTCGCCTTCGCCCGTGACCTGACCGGCCCGGTCGGCGGGGTCGTGGCTCTCGCCCTTTACGCGTTCTCACCCGACCTGATCGCGCAGGGATCGCTGGCCACGCTCGACGTGCCGGTCGCCGGTTTCCTGGTGACGTCGGTCTGGCTGGTGTGGCGGGCCCGGCGTCGTCCCGCCCGGTATCTCCCCCTTGCCGGACTTGCCCTCGGTGCGGCGATCGCCACGAAAATGATCGCCCTGGCGGCGGTTCCGGTGCTGCTGGTGCTGGTCGTGCTGTCCATCCGGCACGCCCGTCGCACGCCCGCCCCCGCCAGGTACCTCGGACCCGGCCTGGTGGCGGCCGCCGGCGTGGCGGTGATCGCGGTGGCCGTGGTGTGGGTCTCGTACCTGGCCGTGGATCCGCAGTTGCGCTGGGCGACACCGCCGGGCCTGCCAGCCGTGCATGGCCTGCGCACGCTGGTCGACTGGCTGCCGTTGCCCACGCCGTATCGGGACGGCATGCACCTCCAGTTCGGTCTGGAGGACCAAGGCTGGGGCGGATTCCTGTTCGGCCGGGCTTACTCCGGTCCACTGTGGTACTACCTGCCGGCCGCGATGGTCGTGAAGACACCGCTGGGCACGCTGGCGCTGTGGCTGGCCGGCGTCGCGATGATGCTGGCGGTTCCCCGGCTGCGCCCGGCGGCCCCCTACGTGCTCATTCCCACTGCCGTGCTGCTGGCCGCGTCCATGACCAGCGTCCGCGACCTCGGCGTCCGCTACGTGGTCTTCGTCCCGATGTTCCTGGCGGTCGCGGCGGCCGGCGTGGTGGTCGTGCGCCGGCGGTGGGTGCGGATCACGGCGGCGGCGCTGGTCGTCTTCGCGGCGATCAGCTCGATGCTGACGTTCCCGTACTACCTGCCGTACTCGAACGAGGCTTTCGGCGGGCCGGCCGACACCCATCTGTCCCTGCACGACTCGAACGTCGACTGGGGCCAGGACCTCGGCCGGCTGGCCGACCGGCTCCGGCAGCGGTACCCGGACGAGCGGATCTGGCTCGTCTACAAGGGAAGTGGCGTGCCCTCCTACTACGGCATCGCCGCCGCCGACCCGCTCGCCGTGCCCGCGGACCAGGTGCACGGGCTATTGGTCGTGTCGGATTCCGCCGTCGCCAAGGCGAACACCCGGCTGTCGGCGCTGATCGCCGCCAGCACGCCGATCGACGACGTGGGCCACTCCATCACGATCTACCGCCGGCCATAG
- a CDS encoding PDR/VanB family oxidoreductase yields MKVVLEAKEPIADGVVLLTLRHPDGRPLPAWTPGAHIDLVLDDLVRQYSLCGDPRDTSTLRVAVLREAAGRGGSRYVHDVLVAGQRIEMHGPRNHFPLVAAGRHLFIAGGIGITPMLPMITEVAAAGGDWRLVYGGRTRSAMAFHEELVRRHPGNVEIRPQDEYGLLDLSALAAEPDDTAVYCCGPEPLLAAVERHRATGALHVERFAPRAEGPRRAFDVELASSGAVVHVPADQSILDVVERAGAPVLWSCREGTCGTCETTVLSGEPDHRDSVLTDEERAANDTMMICVSRSRSPRLVLDI; encoded by the coding sequence ATGAAGGTCGTGCTCGAAGCCAAGGAACCGATCGCCGACGGCGTCGTGCTGCTGACGCTGCGGCACCCCGACGGTCGTCCGCTCCCGGCCTGGACGCCCGGTGCCCACATCGACCTGGTTCTGGACGACCTGGTCCGCCAGTACTCGCTGTGCGGCGACCCGCGCGACACCTCGACCCTGCGGGTCGCCGTCCTGCGCGAAGCGGCCGGCCGGGGCGGTTCACGGTACGTGCACGACGTTCTCGTTGCCGGGCAACGGATCGAGATGCACGGTCCGCGCAACCACTTCCCACTCGTGGCGGCCGGACGCCACCTGTTCATCGCGGGCGGCATCGGCATCACGCCGATGCTGCCGATGATCACCGAGGTCGCCGCCGCCGGCGGTGACTGGCGGCTGGTCTACGGCGGCCGGACCCGGTCGGCCATGGCGTTCCACGAGGAGTTGGTCCGGCGTCACCCCGGCAACGTCGAGATCCGGCCGCAGGACGAGTACGGCCTGCTCGACCTGTCGGCGTTGGCCGCCGAGCCCGACGACACCGCCGTCTACTGCTGTGGCCCCGAGCCGCTGCTAGCGGCCGTCGAACGGCACCGCGCCACCGGTGCCCTGCACGTCGAACGGTTCGCGCCGAGGGCAGAAGGGCCGCGCCGGGCGTTCGACGTGGAGCTGGCGAGCAGCGGCGCCGTCGTGCACGTGCCGGCCGATCAGTCAATCCTCGACGTCGTCGAACGAGCCGGCGCTCCGGTGCTGTGGTCATGCCGCGAGGGAACCTGCGGCACCTGCGAGACGACGGTGTTGTCGGGTGAGCCCGATCATCGCGACTCCGTGCTGACCGACGAGGAGCGGGCTGCGAACGACACGATGATGATCTGCGTGTCCCGGTCCCGCTCGCCCCGCCTCGTGCTCGACATCTGA
- a CDS encoding aromatic ring-hydroxylating dioxygenase subunit alpha, whose product MMTIPRDQWYVAAYSSEIGHELFSRTICGEPILFWRTRDEVVTAMPDRCVHRRFPLSQPPSRLVEDQVVCGYHGFTYDAGGRCVAVPGQARIPRTARLLPYAVVEQDSFVWVFIGDHAKADPSRIPRAPWLTSPDYTTVAGMEPLRARYSLLVDNLLDLSHETYLHGGHIGTPEVAATPITTEVDEDAGIVRVSRHIDDAECPPFYANSTGLQGRIARWQDIEYMPPCLYTLHSRIAPVGSVPAPDGADPDAFHVEVVYAITPETAHSTHDFWCVARDFALGDEGVSAFLAESNRTVVRQDVEALDVLEQVIAAEPAGYQELSINIDTGGLAARRMLQRLCGAS is encoded by the coding sequence ATGATGACCATCCCGCGCGACCAGTGGTATGTCGCCGCCTACAGCTCGGAGATCGGCCACGAGCTGTTCAGCCGCACCATCTGCGGCGAGCCGATCCTGTTCTGGCGTACGCGCGACGAAGTCGTGACGGCGATGCCGGACCGCTGCGTGCACCGGCGGTTCCCGCTGTCACAGCCGCCATCCCGGCTTGTCGAGGACCAGGTAGTCTGCGGCTACCACGGCTTCACCTACGACGCGGGCGGCAGGTGCGTCGCTGTGCCGGGACAAGCCCGCATTCCGCGCACGGCACGGCTGCTGCCCTACGCCGTCGTGGAGCAGGACTCGTTCGTGTGGGTCTTCATCGGGGACCACGCGAAGGCGGACCCGTCGCGGATTCCCCGTGCGCCATGGCTCACCTCGCCGGACTACACCACGGTCGCCGGCATGGAACCGTTGCGCGCCAGGTATTCGCTGCTCGTGGACAACCTGCTGGACCTGTCGCACGAGACGTACCTGCACGGCGGCCACATCGGCACGCCCGAGGTGGCGGCCACCCCGATCACCACCGAGGTCGACGAGGACGCCGGGATCGTGCGCGTCTCACGGCACATCGACGACGCGGAGTGCCCCCCGTTCTACGCGAATTCGACCGGTTTGCAGGGTCGGATCGCGCGCTGGCAGGACATCGAGTACATGCCGCCGTGCCTGTACACGTTGCACAGCCGCATCGCACCGGTCGGTTCCGTGCCCGCGCCGGACGGCGCCGATCCGGACGCGTTCCACGTCGAGGTGGTCTACGCGATCACCCCGGAGACCGCCCACTCGACCCACGACTTCTGGTGTGTGGCAAGGGATTTCGCCCTCGGCGACGAGGGGGTGTCGGCGTTCCTGGCCGAGAGCAACCGCACGGTCGTCCGGCAGGACGTCGAGGCCCTCGACGTGCTCGAGCAGGTCATCGCCGCCGAGCCGGCGGGCTACCAGGAGCTGTCGATCAACATCGACACCGGCGGCCTGGCCGCGCGGCGGATGCTCCAGCGGCTGTGCGGGGCGTCATGA
- a CDS encoding IclR family transcriptional regulator, producing the protein MSASRRGGPTGPTGPVIGRALQLLDAFGPQHRELSLSDLARRAGMPLSTAHRLLHELTVWGAVERGDDGLYRIGLRLWELGSLAPRGTGLREAALPFLEDLSQITRENAQLAVREGTELVFIERIAGSGAVPVLTRVGGRFALTATGVGLVLLAHAPVEVQEDVLAGPFERYTSKTVTDSTQLRRMLADVRSSGFSTSDRQVTMDALSVGAPIRDGRGEVVAAVSLVVHHGSTTPHALARLVMTSAQAISRALRS; encoded by the coding sequence GTGAGCGCATCGAGGAGAGGCGGTCCCACCGGCCCCACCGGGCCGGTGATCGGCCGCGCGCTGCAGTTGCTGGACGCGTTCGGCCCGCAGCACCGTGAGCTGTCCCTGAGCGACCTCGCTCGGCGGGCCGGCATGCCGCTGTCGACCGCGCATCGGCTGCTGCACGAACTCACTGTGTGGGGCGCAGTCGAGCGCGGCGACGACGGCCTGTACCGCATCGGGCTGCGGTTGTGGGAACTCGGCTCGCTCGCGCCGCGCGGCACGGGCCTGCGCGAAGCCGCACTGCCGTTCCTCGAGGACCTGTCCCAGATCACCAGGGAGAACGCCCAGCTCGCCGTCAGGGAAGGCACCGAACTCGTCTTCATCGAACGGATAGCGGGCTCGGGTGCGGTGCCGGTGCTCACCCGCGTGGGCGGCCGGTTCGCCCTCACCGCGACCGGCGTCGGCCTGGTCCTGCTCGCCCACGCGCCCGTGGAGGTGCAGGAGGACGTGCTCGCCGGCCCGTTCGAGCGCTATACGAGCAAGACCGTCACCGATTCGACGCAGCTGCGCCGGATGCTCGCCGATGTCCGGTCGAGCGGCTTCTCGACCAGCGATCGCCAGGTGACCATGGACGCCCTTTCGGTCGGCGCGCCGATCCGCGACGGGCGTGGTGAGGTCGTCGCCGCGGTGTCGCTGGTCGTGCACCACGGCAGCACCACACCGCATGCCCTGGCCCGGCTCGTCATGACCAGCGCACAGGCCATCTCGCGCGCCCTGCGTTCCTGA
- a CDS encoding aldose epimerase family protein: protein MARSTPELSREFFGRVGDTDIHRHVLAWPGGLTVRVLDYGGVIQSLEAPDRHGRPGNVVLGFAGLDGYVANNEPDAARVFLGALIGRYANRIAGGRFTLDGVVHRTPLNDGKNTLHGGPAGFDTRVWSVTEIRDSASVGVRLRLVSPDGDQGFPATVTTEVTYRLEARDRLSIVYRATADAPTVLNLTNHTYWNLAGEGTGDIYGQSLVLNASRFCPTDDNLIPTGDPAPVDGTPFDFRRATAIGARIDTPDPQLAIGHGYDHNWVLDRTGPPSFAARAHDPVSGRQLTMWTTEPGLQFYSGNFLTPELIGTSGRPYHRGAGFALEPQHFPDSPNRPDFSSTVLRPGELHDQTTVFEFAVTP from the coding sequence ATGGCCCGCTCCACGCCCGAACTCAGCCGCGAGTTCTTCGGCCGGGTCGGGGACACCGACATCCACCGGCACGTGCTGGCGTGGCCCGGCGGGCTCACCGTGCGCGTGCTCGACTACGGCGGCGTGATCCAGTCGCTGGAGGCGCCGGACCGCCACGGCCGGCCGGGCAACGTGGTGCTCGGGTTCGCCGGACTAGACGGCTATGTCGCCAACAACGAGCCGGACGCGGCCAGGGTCTTCCTCGGGGCGCTGATCGGCCGATACGCCAACCGGATCGCCGGCGGCCGGTTCACCCTGGACGGCGTCGTCCACCGAACTCCGCTCAACGACGGGAAGAACACCCTGCACGGCGGTCCGGCGGGATTCGACACGCGGGTGTGGTCGGTGACGGAGATTCGCGACAGCGCGAGCGTCGGGGTACGGCTCAGGCTGGTCAGCCCGGACGGGGACCAGGGTTTTCCGGCCACGGTGACCACCGAGGTCACCTATCGCCTCGAGGCGCGTGACCGGCTGAGCATCGTCTACCGCGCCACCGCGGACGCGCCGACGGTGCTCAACCTGACCAACCACACCTATTGGAACCTCGCCGGCGAGGGCACCGGCGACATCTACGGACAGTCGCTGGTGCTCAACGCGAGCCGGTTCTGTCCCACCGACGACAACCTGATCCCCACCGGCGATCCGGCGCCGGTGGACGGCACGCCGTTCGACTTCCGCCGCGCGACCGCGATCGGCGCCAGGATCGACACCCCGGACCCACAACTGGCGATCGGACACGGCTACGACCACAACTGGGTGCTGGACCGCACCGGCCCGCCGTCCTTCGCCGCACGGGCGCATGACCCGGTCTCCGGACGACAGCTGACCATGTGGACGACCGAGCCGGGCCTCCAGTTCTATTCGGGCAACTTCCTCACCCCGGAGCTGATCGGCACCAGCGGCCGGCCCTATCATCGTGGCGCCGGCTTCGCCCTCGAGCCGCAACACTTCCCGGACTCCCCGAACCGGCCGGACTTCTCGAGCACCGTGCTCCGCCCCGGCGAGCTCCACGACCAGACCACGGTCTTCGAATTCGCCGTGACGCCATGA